In Heliangelus exortis chromosome Z, bHelExo1.hap1, whole genome shotgun sequence, a genomic segment contains:
- the MRPS30 gene encoding large ribosomal subunit protein mL65: MAACRGQRLLWPGRRWFSQAESTVPPQPPDSLYPPIVASATAQSKAARRRRLEHFHQRVHAAATIEEKLRLYGLLQRPKYMVYPQTFALNADRWYRSFTKTVFLPGLPPRAASAAASAPGAVAPEATKAPEGAVGAGRESPQALTPGAGAPGAAQTPEPAAGAAPYVDMSELRSLACDALLQESFYQNKKRPFLYRDQDHTPGPFLTQLVSSLAAALCGCNPLLAASSLDLKPEVNYYWHHGEEVVVHGHRKGRVDPVRFQIDDKPHLQIRVPKQLPEIVPLESDLGDVPVIDHKPSKLPLFKKQYENKVFIGSKVADPCCYGHTQFHLIPDKLKRERFIRANLEDQIEVVYRANGIASLFAWTAAQAMYQGFWNEADVTRPFVSQAVVTDGKYFAFFCYQLNTLALTVETIQNNPRKNICWGTDSKPLYDVVEGGSVKGFNDEVLLLLVRFLLNRPKEL, translated from the exons ATGGCGGCGTGCCGCGGGCAGCGGCTGCTATGGCCCGGCCGCCGCTGGTTCTCGCAGGCGGAGTCCACGGTCCCCCCGCAGCCCCCTGACTCGCTCTACCCGCCGATAGTGGCTTCCGCCACGGCGCAGAGCaaagcggcgaggcggcggCGCCTGGAGCATTTCCACCAGCGGGTGCACGCCGCGGCCACGATCGAAGAGAAGCTGCGGCTCTACGGGCTGCTGCAGCGGCCCAAGTACATGGTTTACCCGCAGACCTTCGCTCTGAACGCCGACCGCTGGTACCGGAGTTTCACCAAGACCGTCTTCCTGCCGGGGCTGCCCCCGAGAGCGGCCTCGGCAGCCGCGAGCGCCCCGGGAGCGGTGGCGCCGGAGGCCACCAAGGCCCCGGAGGGCGCGGTAGGAGCGGGACGCGAATCCCCTCAAGCCCTGACGCCGGGAGCGGGGGCACCAGGGGCTGCTCAAACCCCCGAGCCCGCGGCGGGAGCGGCGCCGTACGTGGATATGAGCGAGCTCCGCTCTCTCGCCTGCGATGCCCTCTTGCAGGAGAGCTTCTACCAGAATAAAAAGCGGCCGTTTCTCTACCGCGATCAGGATCACACGCCCGGGCCTTTCCTTACGCAGCTCGTCTCCTCCCTCGCCGCTGCCCTGTGCGGTTGCAACCCGCtgctggctgcctcctcccttg ATCTGAAACCTGAAGTTAACTACTACTGGCATCATGGTGAGGAAGTTGTTGTTCATGGACATCGAAAGGGTAGAGTTGATCCTGTGCGATTTCAGATAGATGATAAGCCACACCTCCAGATCCGTGTACCAAAGCAACTTCCAGAG ATTGTACCACTGGAATCAGATCTTGGAGATGTTCCTGTTATTGATCACAAGCCATCGAAACTGCCATTATTCAAAAAACAGTATGAAAACAAGGTATTTATAG GATCAAAGGTAGCAGATCCATGCTGTTATGGACACACCCAGTTTCATCTAATTCCTGATAAGCTAAAACGGGAGAGATTTATAAGAGCAAATCTTGAAGATCAGATTGAAGTTGTTTATCGAGCTAATGGTATAGCAAGTCTCTTTGCCTGGACAGCAGCACAAGCAATGTATCAAG GATTCTGGAATGAAGCAGATGTGACCCGTCCTTTTGTATCCCAAGCAGTAGTAACTGATGGAAAATACTTCGCTTTCTTTTGTTACCAGCTAAATACTTTAGCTTTAACTGTAGAAACTATTCAAAATAACCCTCGGAAGAATATCTGTTGGGGTACAGACAGTAAGCCACTGTATGATGTTGTGGAAGGTGGTAGTGTAAAAGGCTTTAATGATGAAGTTCTCCTTCTGTTGGTTCGTTTTCTGTTGAACAGACCTAAAGAGTTGTAA